Proteins encoded together in one Coffea arabica cultivar ET-39 chromosome 2c, Coffea Arabica ET-39 HiFi, whole genome shotgun sequence window:
- the LOC113725866 gene encoding uncharacterized protein, which produces MPAVWFALKRSLHCKSGPADVHDPKVSGNKNDNNLSNILTKKTGRSGCSRSIANLRDVIHGSKRHLEKPPICSPRSIGSSELLNPITHEVVLSNSTCELKITGCGFSDVNCTNGGVESGCSAFVGTLKPGTPGPGGHHPKGLASPARRSSSSLSSRRRASGFGGNSSRTRYSFGADSHGFSPLACHKCGEQFVKWEAAEAHHLSKHAVTELLEGDSSRKIVEIICRTSSSKSDNNAGGIERILKVHNMQKTLAQFEDYRETVKIKASKLAKKHPRCLADGNELLRFHGTTVECPLGMNGSASLCTSDKCGVCQILRHGFPTNKESNNGIGVFTASTSNRAFESVEVSDDKTSLRKALIVCRVIAGRVHKPLDNVQELAGQSGFDSLAGKVGLYSNIEELYLLNAKALLPCFVVICKT; this is translated from the exons ATGCCTGCTGTCTGGTTTGCTCTCAAGAGATCGTTGCACTGTAAATCAGGGCCAGCAGATGTTCACGATCCAAAGGTGAGTggaaacaaaaatgataataatctGAGCAATATTTTGACAAAGAAAACAGGCAGGTCTGGATGTTCAAGGTCTATTGCAAATCTCAGAGACGTTATTCATGGAAGCAAGAGGCATCTGGAGAAGCCCCCAATATGTAGTCCAAGATCCATCGGAAGCAGTGAACTTCTGAACCCAATTACTCATGAGGTGGTGCTCAGTAATTCAACTTGTGAACTGAAAATAACCGGCTGTGGTTTCTCAGATGTTAATTGTACCAATGGTGGTGTAGAAAGTGGTTGTTCAGCCTTTGTGGGAACCCTGAAGCCAGGAACTCCAGGCCCTGGAGGCCATCATCCTAAAGGCCTAGCTAGTCCTGCAAGGAGGAGTTCCAGCAGCCTTTCCTCGAGGAGGAGGGCCTCTGGATTTGGTGGTAATAGCTCTAGAACCAGGTATTCCTTTGGAGCAGATTCCCATGGCTTTTCACCTTTAGCCTGCCATAAATGTGGTGAGCAATTTGTAAAGTGGGAAGCAGCTGAAGCACATCACCTATCCAAGCATGCTG TTACTGAACTTCTTGAAGGAGATTCTTCTAGGAAAATAGTGGAGATAATATGCCGGACTAGCTCGTCAAAATCTGATAACAATGCTGGAGGAATAGAGAGGATTTTGAAGGTCCACAATATGCAAAAGACACTAGCTCAATTCGAAGACTATAGAGAAACGGTGAAGATCAAAGCTAGCAAACTTGCCAAAAAACACCCGCGGTGCTTGGCCGATGGCAATGAGCTTTTAAGGTTCCATGGCACAACAGTTGAATGCCCTCTTGGGATGAATGGCTCAGCCAGCCTATGTACGTCTGATAAATGCGGTGTTTGTCAAATCCTAAGACATGGTTTTCCGACGAATAAGGAATCGAACAATGGGATTGGCGTTTTCACAGCATCCACAAGTAACAGAGCATTTGAATCAGTTGAAGTTTCTGATGATAAAACTTCTCTAAGGAAGGCTCTAATAGTATGCAGAGTAATTGCAGGCAGGGTTCATAAACCATTGGACAATGTCCAAGAACTGGCTGGTCAATCAGGTTTCGATTCATTGGCTGGAAAAGTTGGCTTATATTCTAATATTGAAGAACTCTATTTGCTCAATGCCAAAGCTCTCCTTCCTTGTTTCGTGGTGATTTGCAAAACATAA